The genomic DNA GTAAGAATTGTAAACTACACTCCTGATATGGCTCGACCTGATGTGGATGAGGCTATCCAAAAAGGTTTAGAAGTGTGGAGCAAAGTCACTCCACTAACATTCACCAAGATTTCCAAAGGGATCGCTGACATCATGATTGCCTTTAGGACCCGAGGTAAGGTTTTCAGCAGAGAAAGCAATATAGCCATTTTCACCTTGGGAGCTTTGACGAGGCTGATCTTCTTCCCCCGCTGTTTCCCAGTCCACGGTCGGTGTCCTCGTTACTTCGACGGCCCCTTGGGAGTCCTCGGCCACGCCTTTCCCCCGGGTCTGGGACTGGGTGGAGACACTCACTTTGATGAGGATGAGAACTGGACCAAGGATGGAGTAGGTAAGCCCAATTTTCTTTATGAACAAAATGTTACTATTCATCAAATCCCTGAAAGGAATAGCTTTGCAATTCGTTGCTTTTTACTTCCCAGTTTCCCTATTATGTTTCATATTCCAGATGACGCTGAAGAAAGTGTTCAATATCTATACAGACAACTGTGCTTGTACAGTTCAGAGCTTTATCCACACAGCACTTTCATAAAGCCACTGATCCTGTTATGATCAGAACATTCTTCCCTTACTCATATGTTCATTCATACATCTGCAATGCTTGAAGGGCCACTATGTGTCTGGAATTATGCAAGGTGTCATGCAGACCACAAAGTTGTTCTAGAAAAGTTCAGAGCTTCATGATCTTGGGTGATGTATAAGGCCTAGCCCCACTCACCACCATACAAGGCAGAAAGTACTGTGTATTATACTAATGGCAGAAGTCATCTCTAGCTTGAAGATTGAaagaaaactctgggaggtggtaatTCTAAGTTAGTGATTAAAAGATGCTATGTGGGTACATGGCCCATAGGACGTCCATTTATATACATGAACCTCTTCGTCTAACTCTTGCTTGTCTGCCAAAGAATTGGAACCTGGTCTTTATATTTGACTTATTTCTTTAGGCCATGGgcagtggttttatttttcttattgggCCTCCCTGGCATGAAGATAagagatattttatttcatttcaaattaaaaaaacaaaacttttttataGTCAAAATATGTACCTCTAACAAAGGAGCAGTTCAGTAGGCTCTCAGGTTCTCCCTACTCTTTTTTTCTGTCATTGACCACAGTCATCATGTCTCTGGTATCTGGTTTCCAGGGTTCCAGGAAAGAGGATGCTGCGGCTTTTTGGTGGGTGGTATGCAAGGCCACAATTCAGTCCTGACCACACAGCTCTATGGAGTCTGTGAGTCAGTCATAGTTTCTGCAAAACTGAAAGCCAGTGACTCAAAATGATGCATGGCCTCTCCTTGCTAAGTTTGAGCACATGATGGAAGTGTTCTTCCAAGAGCTAGGAAACCAAGAGGGGAAAGGACTCCGTGCTGGCTTGGACTTCAGGGGAGTTTGGAGGTGGTGGCTGCACTGCCACAGAGGTAACATTACAGCCAAGAAACTGAAAGAGGTAGGGTGACCCCAGGATCCAAATGACAGAGGAGTTGAAGGGACCGGGTCTGTCTCCTGCTGAGATGTGTTCCAATGTTTTCCTGGATTCGGCCTGAAGGTCGTGTGGACACATCCAATCAGGCAGGTATAAGAAATATTCTAGTGCTCACCAAAGTCAGAATGACTCCACTCACTCAGCCAGGCTTTACTGACATATCTAGAAGCAGAGATTAGTCTCAGGTtacactatctttttttttttaaatatttatctatttatatttagctgcattgggtcttagttgcagcaagtgggctcaGTTGTtccatgccatgtgggatcttagttccctgaacaggaattgaactcatttcccctgcattgcaaggcagatttttaaccactggaccaccagagaagccccctcaTTATCACTTTATCCCTGTTAGTTCCAATTTGTTGCTGTttgtcgctaagttgtatccgactcttttgccaccccgtggactgtagcccaccaggctcctctgtccgtgagattctccaggcaagaatactggagtgggttgccatgccctcaaccagggaatcttcccaatgcagggatggaatccatgtctcctgcactggcaggcagatgcttgccacctgggaagcccattaattccAACATTTAGTGGTAAAAGTACTATTCCCCATACTGCAACTGGCCCCTTGCCAAAGGCGATGTGCGGGATGGGTTATGAAAAAATCCAGAGGGTCCTGGGCCCCAAGTTGGCAAAACTTGCCTGAGCAAAGCAGAGGATAAACATAGCACTCCACCAAGTTCTGGGTGGATAGCCAGGCAACAATACTAAAAAGGGGTGTTTTGTAACTGCTTTATTATAATACATTCCCTTAGGGTTGAAATTATTGGACCTGGGGGATCCCTAATCTTGTAACTCTCAGCTTTCTGACCTACACAGGAAAATGTTTTCCTGTTCtcttataaaaatgtaaagtctCAAGCATCTGTAACCTCTAATCAAAtggattttttaatagaaaatttggCAATAATGTATAATATACCTTTTTACGTATATGTGGGCTCTCTTTAGGCAAAGGGCACAAAAGTCTTAGTGCCACTCTGTTAAAAGCAATAGACAGCAGTCATCTGCTAATACCACTGCTTCCTAAGGGTTTCGAAGTCACTGCATGGTGATATCAGAGAGATCTGAACACACGGTGAGGGTTTCCTGGGAATCTCGCAAAGTGAGGCTAGTTTCAAACCTGTATGTGAATGTAAAtgcttcacacacacatgcactggcACCAGGCAACTGAAACAGCCCTCAGAGACCACTACAGACGCAGGGCTGGGATGGAGAAGAGCAGTGGTCTGTGGCATGGGGGAACTTACATGCAGGAAGATGACACAACTTATCTataataaaggcaaaaaaaaaaacttgcaaagCACCAGTCCTTAGCAAACATTCAGAAAGTGTTTAACACTGATAATTATCTTGGTGATTATTAATACtaatgataatggtgatgattAAGTgatttctaggagaaaaaaaaatattcacaaaggTACTGATGTATAATGCCCAAACTTATCTATTTAGTTGCATCTCCAAGAAGGCAGAAATGAAATCTTTTTTCTACTGTATCATACAGCCTATAATGTTGTCAGTACATGAGAAATGCCCTACAAATAATACTAAATGAAACCTTTCAACAATCCTTTACTCAAAATCTACTCTAATCCACGCTTTGTAATAGAAATGGAATATACAATAGTGTACAAGACACAGACTCCACTCTCCAGGGGTTTACAGTCTAGACGGCACACTCTATAAATGGCATTTAAAGTTAGTATGATCAACCTTGGGATAAAAGGAACTATGGCAATGTAATAGGAGCACATAAAAGAAATTCCAGCCCATAAACAGAGGTCAGGGAGCAAGTAACACCAACATGAGACTTGAAGGCTCTGCAGGAATTCTGAAGCAAAGTGGAGTAAAATGTGTTCTAGACGGAATAACCCAACCAACTCAAGAATTGTAATGGAGCAGAAGGCTAAAATGGTGTAGATTAGAATCCTATATAGAGGGTCTTGAGAGCCACAATAAAAGTTTGCACTTCGTTTAGATGATCtgaattttaattacttttttaaagaatcacttGTCCTATCCCTGTCCAAAAGCACACACAGTGATATTGCCAGCCAGACAAGGAGAGGCAGCAAAAGCCAGAGCAAAAAGCATGAAAGTCCATGAAATAATTCTTTGCCTTTCCACGTTTGTTTTATGCAAACATCACTGGACAAGGCTCCATCACAAAAGGCTTAGCATTTTCCTTAGTATCCATAGGTTTAGCTGCAAGTCCAAGGACAGTCTTTTTGATATACTTAGAAGCTTACAGACTGTAGGagagacagacaaataaaaaGGCAATTCCAACCATGCATGGTACAACTTCTGGTGTGGATAAGTACAGAGTATTCCAGTCTTGTCCAGGAGGAGCATCTAACCATCCTTTCATCCAAATAAAAGCCTGGATATCCAGCACCCATTACTAAACAGTTTATCGGTCCCCAGGAAGATGATTAAGACATGGCCTCTGGACTGAAAGGGTGCACAacttagggaaagaaaaaaagaatgcagtaCTTATTTGCAAAGACAGAATTAAGCTCAGTCTACAGAAGTGGAGAGAGGTGCAATTAAGTCAACCTGGATAGGAGCTGGGGGAAAGAAGTCTTGTGAAGATGACTCTggagggggtccctgaggcctAAGTAGGAAAGATGGGTGAAGGGGGGTGAGAGAGGTAATACTCCGGGCAGAAGTGATGGAGatacagagacacagatgaaaaAGAACATGGCATAGatgagaaatgcaagtgattccACATGGCTAGCtcagggaaaatgaaaataaaatatgaggctgggggaaaaaagcaggGACTAGTTCATGGAAGGCCATGTTTAGGTATTTGGACTTGGTCCTACAACCAGTGGAGAATCTCTGAAGAATATAAGTAGGGGAAATATGATCGTGTACAGATGCCTAACAACAACCCAAAACTGgtggcttttttttgtttttttctctactATCCATTTCGAGACACCTGTTTTCTGCCATCTGCTTGCTCTGGGTTACATTTCTCCATGATTTGACTAATACCAATTATCACTGTTGAAAAATTTCCCAGATAAATGATGGTTCGTTCATATGTTATAAGAATTGTCTGTTtgacaagcctttttttttttttcatttctctcagttaTTTCCTAATCTCAGATGCAATCATTCTCCTGATTGACTAACGTACTCATGTTTTCCCTGTTTTTTGTTAAGGATTCAGCTTATTCCTCGTGGCAGCTCATGAATTTGGCCATTCACTGGGGCTCTCTCACTCCAATGATCAAACAGCCTTGATGTTCCCAAACTATGTCTCCTTGGATCCTAGCAAATACCCACTTTCTCAGGACGATATCAACGGAATCCAATCCATCTACGGTGAGCAACAAATCTGAGTATatgtgaactgaattgaaggctTTTCAGGAAGGACATTAAGAAAAATCACTTCTTGAAATATTATTACGAGGAAAATATTCTCTTGGGAAAGATCCTTCTGTAGGTATTTCCACATGCCTTCTTAATTCACTGAGATATTTCTTTTCTCATCAAAGCAGGGCCACCTAAGGTACCTGCTAAGCCAAAGGGACCCACTCTACCTCATGCCTGTGACCCCAATTTGACTTTTGATGCTATCACCACTTTCCGCAGAGAAGTAATGTTCTTTAAAGGCAGGTAAACCCATTCCCTTAAACACCTCAACTTCCtgtgaagtttttcttttcaagagATTTGGGGATAAGAGAGTTGTTGGGATAGTGAGAAtgtgtctttgctttttgttttataacTGTCTACATTGCTTGAATGTTTTACTCTGTGCACATACCTCTTAcctgtttcataatttttttttcaaatagtaaaTATCTGCTTAATTTTTTTGAGTAACTGCCATTCCACTTCCCATGGAGgtggcaccattttacattcctaccagcaacaACTaatgttccagtttctccacatcctcaccaatacttgagCTCCATTTTTCATCCCTGCTAAATGTCACCTCTCGGAGAATGTGTTCGGTGACCTTTCTCTCTACCCTTCCAGGTAGAGATGAGCCGCTCTTTCCTCTGTGATACCACTGTTTTCATTtacaccccatcccatcccctatCAGTCATTCAGTAGGTCTTGTCGAGTCCTACTGCAGACACATCGATGGTCTACGGCCACTCCCTTCTCCGtctccaccaccatctccagctCATCCAAGCTACCATCATTTCTCATCTCCTACTCCAGAAGCCTGTTTACTAGCCTGCTTGTTTCTGCTCCCATCTTTCATACATGCAACAGTGAAAGGGATCTCACACTgataaattaagttttaaatatttttaagccaattttttaatTGCCATTGAACCAGGGTCTACTTTCAGAAACTTCATAACTAAAATAATACCCCTATCCCAACGATGTCCTGGACCTGGCTTATACCATTTCGGGATCCAATTATTAAATTTTCAAGAATTTTGTAAACTAGCTCATATTGATTTAGTACTGGCCTTGCTTGGAGTACCTACACCCTGAAAACCACCAAACGATAAAAACTATGTCTTTTTCCTACCTGGAGAGCCAGTTGTGAAATATGCATCAATGGACCATTCCTTGAAGTTGAATCAACAAAGTGTTAGCTGTGGTAGGAAATCTCTTCTCTCACAATGTAATTACTGCACTTAACTTGCAACATGGTGTGTCAGTTATGTATACCATGGCCACACTTTCAGAGCAAAGTGTCAGGACATGTGCCATCTGACAAGGATATAGGGGCAAAAGGAAAGAATATGTGAAATCAGACTCCTTCCATCTCTGACTACGTGgccctacagttcatggggtcacagtgtcagatacaacctagcaactgaaaaacaacaacaatgacatgcTGTCATACAGTGCTCCTAATAGCTGAGGCTGAGAGACAACTCGTCAGGGATGGGTTCCCAGCATGGGAAGAAAAATGAGCTCTAAGGACTTTTTAGCTCTTGCTCATAGATCTACCTCAGAGCTTTACAGCCAGAAGGGAAATCTGAGGAAATATTTAGCAATGacaataacatttttaattctAGCAATCAATACCAGAAATTTTTTCTTAGAATGCTTGGTGTTGACTTAGAATATTGGCAATTGCTGCTTTGGCAAAAATGAGGTGCTCGAGTACACTGAGAACTGTTCATGAGACTTCCATGGGTAGTACTCTAAGTACTACTCTAAGTACTACTCTAAGTACTACTCTAAGTACCCAAAAGAGTGGGCACAAAGGCATGTCCTGGCTTTGGTGGTCCCAGGGTAGAATTGAACTCGCAACCACCTAAAATTTCTGAGGAAAATTGTGCTAATGctataaactgaggaaaatatcAACCAATTAGATAAAGTCAAGTCTTAGGTTTGCAGTGGTTTCATTGAAATAGATACATATAGACAGTATATAAAGTATGGTTTCCTGTCTAACACAGGCACATATGGAGGATCTATTATGACATCACTAACGTTGAATTTGAATTAATCTCTTCATTCTGGCCATCTCTGCCAGCTGATATTCATGCTGCCTATGAGAACCCCATCGACAAGATTCTGGTTTTTAAAGGTAACATTGCTTATCATTATTCCTCTTCTCCTGTGTATGCCTGAACTAGTTAGCGGATATTTTAATTCCAGGAATATAATCTTCATGCATGAGCAAAATGGACAGGGCTTCTGCTCTGACCTTAAGTTCCTATTATAAAGAACAACTATCCAAGGATTCTCTCTGGCTATAAAGATAAACATCATCCCAAGTGCACAGGAGAAAAGAAACCTGTATAACAAAAACTAAAAACTCTTTTTTTCTGCCAAATAAAGGTAACCCATCTCTcttcttattttccctttttactAGGGCTGCTAGATgtggcaaataaaaatacaagatggTTTCaatttcaaacaaataaaaaataatgttttagttTAAGTATGTCCATTATAACATTTTGGTTATAtttatcacaaagagtcagacacgactgagtgactgaaatgaactgaactgaactgaactgaactgaactgaataccaaaAATTAATCACTGTTTACTTGAAATTCCGATTCAGATTCAGTTGGTATCTTATATTCAATCTAGCAACCCTACTTTCCAGGTGGATTTTATCAGATTACTTGCCTTTGAGAACACTAGGGTGTGGAAATTTAGGAGAACAAATATACTCAACGGTTTTGTCAGAATTagaaaagaatcaatataatgaactCAACTGACATGGGTATGCATACTAttaactatgaaagtgaaagtgttagttgctcagtcgtgtctgactctttgtgaccccatggactgtagcctgccaggcttctctgtccatggaattctccaggcaagaatactggagtgggtagccatttcctaggTATATATTATTTGTGTAACATTAatgatatgcaggtcaggaagcaacagttagaactggacatggaacaacagactggttccaaataggaaaaggagtacgtcaaggctgtatattgtcaccctgcttatttaacttatatgcagagtacatcatgagaaatgctgggctgcaagaagcacaagctggaattaagattgctgggagaaatatcaataacctcagatatgcagatgacaacactcttatggcagaaagtgaagaggaactaaaaggcctcttgatgaaagtgaaagaggagaatgaaagagttggcttaaagctcaacattcagaaaatgaagctcatgtcatctggtcccatcacttcatgggaaatagatggggaaacagtagaaacagtgtcagactttattttggggggctccaaaatcactgcagatggtgactgcagccatgaaattaaaagacgcttactccttggaaggaaagttatgaccaacctagatagcatattcaaaagcagagacattactttgccgactaaggtccgtctagtcaaggctatggtttttcctatggtcatgtatggatgtgagagttggactgtgaagaaggctgagcaccgaagaattgatgcttttgaactgtggtgttggagaggactcttgagagtcccttggactgcaaggagatccaaccagtccattctgaaggaaatcagtcctgggatttctttggaaggaatgatgctaaagctgaaactccactactttggccacctcatgtgagctgactcattggaaaagactctgatggtgggagggattgggggcaggaggagaaggcgacaacagaggatgagatggctggatggcatcacggactcgatggatgtgagtttgagtaaactctgggagatggtgatggacagggaggcctggcgtgctgcgattcatggggttgcaaagagtcggacatgactgagcaactgaactgaactgaactgaatgatatgtAAGCAGCTAAAGAACGTGGTAAGAATAAATGGAGACATAAGATTACTAAATCTTTAAGATTTGAACCTGAAAGGAACTAGGAATCTAATTATTTTCAAACTTCTTAAGACACCTATTTCTCCCTTTAGGAAATAAATCAGAAGATAATCACTCTCCCTCTCGTTCTAGATGACAACTTCTGGGTGATCAGAGGATATGCTGTCTTATCAGATTATCCCAAATCCATCTATACTCTTGGCTTTCCAAGACGTGTAAAGAAAATTGATGCAGCTGTGTGTGACCGCAGCACAAGAAAGACCTACTTCTTTGTGGGTATTTGGTGCTGGAGGTAAGTTTGCAGACAATTGGCCCCTTGTTTTAGTCTGGAGAAAAATATCCACAAAGCATCACTTTAACACTGTCTTCCAAAAGTGTTATGTTGAGGACAATCTTAGGTGGATGGCATTTACCAAACAAAAGAATGTTTCAGTCGGATCAAAGATTTTTCTCCAgcttataaaaataaagatagaataATAAGGCTGGTGGTGCCAACCAAGCTGCCAGTGACAAACATATTCAGTCAAAATCATCGAAACTCCGGAAAGAGCCCTTTGATTTAACAGTTCCTCAGAATAGTATCGATCAGGTAAATTATGTGGCTTTTTTCCCCTCATAATTCCTTGTTTTTAAGACACTGTCAGAAATCTGACCAAATATACTCTTTGCCATTTTTAATTATCAATCCTATTTTTCTTCCAATAGGATTACTTTTTTCCTACATATTTGCTTGACTCCAAGTTGTGcagtaaaaaaattaatcttCTTTCCCTGTAACAAAGGTCCCCCGAAAACctttcaaatccatgtctccaggTATGATGAAGTGACCCAAACCATGGACAAAGGGTACCCACGTAGAGTAGTAAAGTACTTCCCAGGAATTGGCCTCCAAGTGGACGCTGCTTTCCAACACAAAGGTAAGCATCAGTGCCTGACTATTAGGGTACTTCAGAGACTTTACTGACTGTGAAAGAATTCAGCACGAAAActtaaatgtttccattttaatgtcattttactACTTTGAGTACATGTAATAATAAACTTTGAAGAACTTATCAAGATTGAATAGTAAGTTCTGAGTTATATTCTCTGACATACTACTTTGAAACTATGCAAAACGGTACCAAAATTATCACTGATCATGGATGTCTGATAAAGATAACCCCTGAAGAGTTTCAAGTGTGAAACGTGACTGGGCATCTGAACtgaacagtgattctcaaacttcaATGTATATAGTTTAATAAACACAGTTTAGGATTTGTATATGAAGAGACAAGTTCCTTAGAGTTTCTGAGGCAGTAGGACTGTGGGTAAGATCCAGGAATCTACAAGTTTTAAAAGAACTTCGGGCAAATTAATGAATCAGTCCAGCTACTATATCTTCAAAACAACAAAGCAGACCATGGTGTAAGCAGAAGTCTAAAGATATTTTTGAGTATTGCCATCTTTTATTCTAGTGAAATCTAATATGGAACCTCAGAACTTTAAACAGATAAAGCAGAGCAGCTTTAGGAAAATGAGATAGGGCCCAAGGCCATACTCACAGAGGCCTCTTTGTCCCGCCTCACTGGGACATTTTTTGGAAAACTAGTCTGAGAACCTCTGGTATAAACGACAGCCCCTTGAAATTCATGTTTCATACCTTGGCTTTTTCCTTGGGgaaataaaactaatatttttcatgtgactgggtaaaataaaatgtatgtatatagttacacatttattttctttccatatcAGGTTCAATTATTGTATTCTACATTCATAAAATTGAAAAAGTTTGGAACAATTATACAGTTGCATAAGATAACTAATCATAATTCTCTCTCTCTAGGATTCTTCTATTTCTTCCGTAGATCAAAACAGTTTGAATATGATCCTAAGGCAAAGACTGTTACCCGAATAATGAAAACCAATACTTGGCTTCAGTGTAAAGAACCATTAAATTCATCATCTGATTTTACAATCAGTGAGGGAAAAGTATATTCAGGAGTGGAGatgtttcattataaaaatttaagttttcttatttttagtattGTTCACATGATGAACAAAATCTACAGTTACCAATAAATTCATAGACCTAAAATAAACCTCAAAGGATCTTTTAATCTGAACTCTGCTTCAAATTGGAACAGAACTGTTCCTTAACGTCAAGCCACCAGGCCTAGTTATAAATATCTATTGAATGAAGAGTGAAACTGCTATTTTGAGCTGCCTGATTCTTTTTACAGGAAGTTACATATAAACAAAGCTCT from Budorcas taxicolor isolate Tak-1 chromosome 15, Takin1.1, whole genome shotgun sequence includes the following:
- the MMP27 gene encoding matrix metalloproteinase-27 gives rise to the protein MKNLLLLLVFATLSSAFPADRRMEDEENLRLTQAYLNQFYSLEIEASHLAQSSNRSLIDGRIREMQAFFGLTVTGKVDSHTLEIMKTPRCGVPDVGQYGYTLPGWKKYNLTYRIVNYTPDMARPDVDEAIQKGLEVWSKVTPLTFTKISKGIADIMIAFRTRVHGRCPRYFDGPLGVLGHAFPPGLGLGGDTHFDEDENWTKDGVGFSLFLVAAHEFGHSLGLSHSNDQTALMFPNYVSLDPSKYPLSQDDINGIQSIYGPPKVPAKPKGPTLPHACDPNLTFDAITTFRREVMFFKGRHIWRIYYDITNVEFELISSFWPSLPADIHAAYENPIDKILVFKDDNFWVIRGYAVLSDYPKSIYTLGFPRRVKKIDAAVCDRSTRKTYFFVGIWCWRYDEVTQTMDKGYPRRVVKYFPGIGLQVDAAFQHKGFFYFFRRSKQFEYDPKAKTVTRIMKTNTWLQCKEPLNSSSDFTISEGKVYSGVEMFHYKNLSFLIFSIVHMMNKIYSYQ